The nucleotide sequence CAACCAATTATCGTTTGAACCTGATACAACAGCTACCATCACGATGATGAAAGAAACGTTAAGCCAACAAATGAACATCTCTTTTTGGACGGTATTATCACCTATTTTAGTTATTACTCTTGCGATTATGCGCAAGCCTGTTATACCATCCTTGACGATTGGAATCATTAGTGCAGGGATTATTGCTTTTGTCGTACAAGGGGTTTCGGTGAGCACATTTTTATCCGTCCTTCAAAATGGCCCGTCGCTTTCATCGGGCGTAGAAGAAGTAGACCGCATGATGAATAAGGGTGGCTTGCAATCGATGATGTGGTCAATCTCCCTTATTATGATTGCCTTTATTTTAGGAGGCCTTCTAGAAAAAACAGGCCTAATCAACGCCCTCTTAGATGGGTTAAAAGAACGACTAAAATCAAAAGGACAAGTAATTTACTCTACTGTCGTATCATCCATCGGTGTCAACCTTGTCACAGGTGAACAATACTTGTCCATCTTAATTCCAGGTCAATCGTTTAAAGATTTATATCACAAATATAAGATTCCACTTCCATACCTTTCTCGCTCTGTCGAGGACGCTGGAACGTTAATAAACCCATTAATTCCTTGGGGCGTGAGCGGTGCCTTTTTAGCAGCGACACTTGGAGTTGATGTCATTGCCTACTTACCATTTGCAATTTTCCTTTACATCTCTCCAATCATGTCCATTCTTCTCGGCATGCGCTTATCGCGTAAAGAACCGTTGAACGAAATTGAATTAAAGAACGTGTCATAATCCTTTACACCTCGGGCCTTCCGAGGTTTTCTTTTTTTCTTGATTGGAAAATGCTAGAGGAAAATTTTCGACATTCCCCCATTTTTTATTGCAATTTTCTTCAAACCCCTTTATGATGATTATATACCCTATACACAATATATTGTGTACAACATACATATCGATACTACATATAGAATATAAACCAGTAACAAAGGTGCTACACAAGCTTAATAGGGAATCTGGTGTAAATCCAGAGCTGTCCCCGCAACTGTGAGTGCAACGAAATGAGAATGACCACTGTACGAATTGGTATGGGAAGGTATCAAAGTAGGATTAAGCACGAGTCAGGAGACCTGCCTTTGTTATGCCGTTTCGGATTCTTCGGGGTGATGGGAAGATGAAACGATGGTTGCAAAAGGAGTATATCTTTTTATCTCAGTTGTCTCTCCTTTTATATCATCGTTTGATCCACTCATCCCGTAGAAGAGTGGATTTTATTTTTTAAGGAGGACGAGCACAGTGAAAACGACCCTTTTACCTCAGTCGGAAATTAACACTCAACAACTAATCAACGATTTACAATCAATCAGTCAGACCATATCTGGTATTGAGATTGATTCGTATATTGAGAGAGTAACAGATTCCTTACAATACCATCAATACGACTCAAAAGAAAAACTCTTCAATTTCTTAATTCTCGAAGCACTAAGCCACATATCCGAAACGGAACCGAATTGGACGTACTTCGCAGCGAAACTATATTTACAGAAGCTTTACGCTGAAGCAAGTGAAAATCGCCAATACGAAACGAAGGAATACGGAGACTTTTATTCTCTCCTTATGACTTTAACGGCAAAAGGAATTTATCATAAAGACCTCCTCTCTCTTTATTCCAAAGAGGAGATTGATGAAATAGGTTCTTGGATTGACCCGAATAAGGATGAGCTCTTTACTTATATCGGACTTAAAACACTAGCTGATCGCTATTTAGCACGCGACTATGATAAACGCACATTTGAGCTACCGCAAGAACGCTTTATGATTATTGCGATGACGCTGATGAAAAACGAACCAAAAGACCGTCGATTAGCGCTCATAAAAGAAGCTTATTGGGCACTAAGTCATCTTTATATGACTGTTGCTACCCCAACATTAGCGAATGCAGGGAAGTCGGTTGGCCAGCTATCAAGCTGCTTTATCGATACGATTGATGATAGTTTACAAGGAATCTTTGATAGTAATACCGATATTGCGAATCTATCGAAAAATGGCGGTGGAATCGGCGTCTACTTGGGGAAAATTAGAAGTCGAGGCAGTGATATTCGCGGTTATAAAGGCGTTTCTTCCGGTGTCATTCCGTGGATGAAGCAACTCAACAATACGGCGGTTAGCGTCGACCAACTCGGACAGAGAAAAGGAGCAATCGCTGTTTACTTAGATGTATGGCATAAAGACATATTTTCGTTCTTAGATGCGAAATTAAATAACGGAGATGAACGTCTACGTACACACGATATTTTTACCGGCGTATGCATTCCAGACCTCTTTATGGAGAAAGTCGAAGTGCGAGAAGATTGGTATTTATTCGATCCACACGAAGTACGTAAAGTTATGGGCTTTGATTTAGAAGACTTTTTTGACGAGCAAGTTGGAGAAGGTTCTTTCCGTCAAAAATACGAACAATGTGTAAACCACCCTCATTTATCTAAGCAAGTTGTTCCAGCGATAGAAATTATGAAGCGCATTATGATTAGTCAGCTTGAAGCAGGAACACCATTTATGTTTTATCGCGATGAAGTAAATCGCCAAAACGCCAATAAGCATGCTGGTATGATTTATTGCAGTAATTTATGTACTGAAATTACCCAAAATCAAAGTGCCACAACCGTCGAAGAACAATTTACGCAAGATGGGAAAATCATCATTGTGAAAAAACCAGGTGATTTCGTCGTATGTAACTTATCATCCATTAATTTAGCACGGGCTGTTCCCGACCAAGTGTTAAAGCGACTCATCTCGATTCAAGTTCGCATGCTTGATAATGTGATCGACTTAAATAACATCCCGGTCTTACAAGCAAAGCTAACGAATGAAAAATATCGTGCCATCGGACTTGGAACTTTCGGCATGCATCACCTACTCGCATTGAAACAAATTAAATGGGAAAGCGATGAAGCAGTAGAATTCGTTGACCGTTTGTATGAAGAAATTGCTTACCATACCATCCGAGCAAGCCTTGAACTCGCACAAGAAAAAGGTTCGTACCCGCTCTTTGAAGGATCAGAATGGCAAACGGGAGAATATTTCAAAAAGCGTGGCTATACCGATTCAAAATGGACCGAATTACGAGAAGAAGTTGAAGAACATGGGATTCGAAACGGGTATTTAATGGCGGTTGCCCCAAACGCATCCACTTCTCTCATTGCTGGAAGTACCGCAAGCATTGACCCAATATTCCAAAAAGTCTATGCGGAAGAAAAGAAGGATTACAAAATTCCAGTTACAGCGCCAGACTTAAGTCCAGAGACGACTTGGTTCTATAAATCGGCCTATTTCATCGACCAAACGTGGAGCTTAAAGCAAAACGCTGTTCGTCAAAAACATATTGATCAGTCCATTTCCTTCAACTTTTACGTATTAAATACTGTAAAAGCTAAAGAATTACTCAACCTCCATATAACAGCATGGAAATTACGCTTAAAAACAACATACTATGTACGTTCAACATCAAGCGACATTATCGAATGTGATTCTTGCGCAAGCTAATGGGACGAGGAGGACAAACCATGAACGGAAATGAATTAAAAAAGAGAGAAATTATGGACCGAACGGCACCGAATCGTTCAACGGCTATTATTAACGGTTCGTGTTCAAACGTATTAAACTGGGATGACGTCGCCTATCCATGGGCGTATCCGAAATATAAACGGATGCTTGCTAACTTTTGGACACCGTTTGAAATCAATATGTCCCAAGATATTAAACAATTCCCAGAGCTAACAGAAGAAGAGCAAAATGCTTTTTTAAAAATCATCGGACTACTCGCCTTACTTGATAGCATCCAGACAGACTATGCGGGAAAAGTCGCTGACTATATTACCGATTCTAGTATTAACGCACTCATGATCATTTTAGCGCAACAGGAAGTCATTCATAACCATTCCTATTCTTACGTGCTTTCAAGTCTTGTGCCTAAAAGCGTTCAAGACGAAGTCTTTGAATATTGGCGAAATGAACCGGTCTTACAAAAGCGAAATGAATTTGTGACAAACGGATACAAAGAATTTGCCGAAAATCCAAATGTAGAAAACTTGTTGAAGTCGATTGTATTTGACGTCATTTTAGAGGGGCTATTCTTTTACTCTGGCTTCGCCTTCTTTTACAATTTGGCTAGGAACCAAAAAATGGTCGCATCAAGCACAATGATTAACTATATTAACCGCGATGAGCAGCTCCATGTTGATTTATTCGTCAAAATTTATCAAGAAGTTTTGAAGCAATATCCGGAATACGATACACCTGAACTCGCACAATTCGTTCAAAGCACATTTGTAAAAGCCGCCGAGCTTGAAATCGAGTGGGCGCATCAAATTTTAGGAAACAAAATGGAAGGCCTATCGTTAAAAGACGTAGAACACTATATTAAATTTTACGCCAATGTCCGCTGTCACCAACTTGGTTACGAACGACCATTTGATGGCTACCGTTCCAATCCGTTAAAATGGATCAAAGCATACGAAGAAGTGGACCTTGGAAAGTCAGATTTCTTCGAACAAAAATCCCGTCAATACACGAAAGTCAATCATGTTGATAACGGGTTTGATGAGTTGTAAGATCCGGCCAGAAAGCTCAGAGATTGTCCCTCTGAGCTTTTACTCGTATTCTTTATTTTTTTCGTCCCCTAGCGTCAAGTCGCTCCACTACATAGAGTAAACGAACGTATTCTATCAACAATCTTTTTAAAAAAGCCTACCAAACTCCCATTATCTTTCCAATCGCATAAAAAATCGAGTATCATAGCCAACACTCGATTTCCTCATTCACCAGACGTCTTTTCATGTGGTTGTTCCTCTTTTTTTCGTACTAATCTATCGTAATAAATCCGCCGCCATTTTTCCTTTACTTGTTCGGTTAGTTGGATAATAGCAGGGTCAAATTGCGTCCCCTTCCCTTTTCGCAAACGTTCAAATGCTTCGTCAAATCCGAGTGCTGAACGATACGGTCGACAGGATGTCATCGCATCAAAAGCGTCAACAACCGCGACTATTCGCCCATCCAGTGGAATCTCCTCCCCTTTTAAGTGAAAAGGATAACCTTTTCCGTCCCATCGCTCATGGTGATAGAGAATTCCATCGTTTAAGTGGATCAGCTCCTCCATCTGCCCAATCATTTTCGACCCTTCAATCGGATGCTTCGCCATGATAGCAAATTCCTCACTAGTTAACTTTTTTTGTGAGGTTAAGATGGTTTCTGGAATTTGAATTTTTCCGATATCATGTAACAACGCTGCCAAGCGAAGCCGTTTTAAATCTTCTTCTTCAAACGCATGATGTACCTTTCCAATTTCAAGTGCATATAAGCTGACCCGCTCACTATGACCTCTTGTGTACGCATCTTTTCCCTCTACAGACAAAACAAAGCTTTTCACGATTTGATCGATCATGCGCTCAAGCGAAACAACTTGAATCGTGGCCTGCTCTTTATATAGTTGATTCATTTTTCTCAATAAAAGAATGCTAAAGGAAGTAATAATGATATACAGTAATAATCGACTATAAATATCGCTTGTTGTTACCAATTCTTGATGATGAGGATGAAGATAAAACGATGACAAGTTAAATAATAAGATGAACCCAATTAATGAAAAGAGAATTTGTTGAACCGGTCTCCCATATAAACTCGTAATAATCGGAATGAGTAAAAAATAAGTCCAAGATTCGTGGAAATTTAATGCGAAGTATAAAAAACAGATCGATTTCACCATAAACATATTAACGATAAGGGCCATCAGCCGTGGGGAAAACACTTGAAAGAAGCAGACCCCGAAAATCATAATCCAAATGACTAGCATCCACGCTAATAACATGACTTCTGCCTTTGGATACGGAATATTCAACCGTTGTGCCGCTATATTCCACCCAATACTAATCGTAATAAATATTAACGAAATGAGTATAATTTGATGATTTAAGCGTCGTGTATGCTCGGTCATTAAATCATATAACTGCTTCATTTTTTTAGATTCCATATACATACACCCTTAAGAAAAATGATGTGCTCTTAATTTTGTAAGAGCACTTTAGGAGCTACACAATATGCTAAAATTTTCTTTCCATTCCATTATATTCATAAGACCTTCGTATATTCTGACGAGCATCTAAGGGGACTTATGTATAGCTTGACACAGTGTTATAGTTAAGCATTGTTTGTAATTAAGAAAAGCGCAAAGCGCAAGTCCTTAGGCGAAGGGTGCTGGAGAACCTGCGAGGAGGCTTCCGTCGCCACAGCAGAGCCGAAGCAACCCGAGCTGATGGCGCTTGGAGCTATACACCAAAAAAACGCTAAAGAGAATACTTTAACACTTTATTGAACTTAAACTAAAAAAAAGAGACAGTTTTCACCTGTCTCCATTCCCGTTAAGCCTAAAAGGGCGAGTGTTGCATAATCCATTTCCTCTATTCGGATTCCTTGGATTCTTCATCGTTTTGCTGAATTAGAGTCGCTTCATACATTTCAAGTTCCATTTCTTTCTTAATACGCTCTTCAACTCTAACTCTACCTCTTCCCATTTTCTCGCCTCCTTTATGGCTATTATAAATTTTCTAACTATTTTGTAAATAAA is from Bacillus kexueae and encodes:
- the nhaC gene encoding Na+/H+ antiporter NhaC, which gives rise to MKTSWKFSHAVGVLTIILGIIFVSLFWLKTEPHLPLFLSVLFIAGLAKLKGNEWKEIESGIVKGLQNGAQPIIILSLIGMLIGAWMISGTIPTITVWTLSIFQPEFFFITAIICCMVISTLIGSTFTTVSTIGVALIGVAELAGIPLEMAAAAIICGAAFGDKMSPMSDTTNFASGIAGVNIFTHIRHMLKTTIPSMAITLIFFWILSNQLSFEPDTTATITMMKETLSQQMNISFWTVLSPILVITLAIMRKPVIPSLTIGIISAGIIAFVVQGVSVSTFLSVLQNGPSLSSGVEEVDRMMNKGGLQSMMWSISLIMIAFILGGLLEKTGLINALLDGLKERLKSKGQVIYSTVVSSIGVNLVTGEQYLSILIPGQSFKDLYHKYKIPLPYLSRSVEDAGTLINPLIPWGVSGAFLAATLGVDVIAYLPFAIFLYISPIMSILLGMRLSRKEPLNEIELKNVS
- a CDS encoding ribonucleoside-diphosphate reductase subunit alpha, which gives rise to MKTTLLPQSEINTQQLINDLQSISQTISGIEIDSYIERVTDSLQYHQYDSKEKLFNFLILEALSHISETEPNWTYFAAKLYLQKLYAEASENRQYETKEYGDFYSLLMTLTAKGIYHKDLLSLYSKEEIDEIGSWIDPNKDELFTYIGLKTLADRYLARDYDKRTFELPQERFMIIAMTLMKNEPKDRRLALIKEAYWALSHLYMTVATPTLANAGKSVGQLSSCFIDTIDDSLQGIFDSNTDIANLSKNGGGIGVYLGKIRSRGSDIRGYKGVSSGVIPWMKQLNNTAVSVDQLGQRKGAIAVYLDVWHKDIFSFLDAKLNNGDERLRTHDIFTGVCIPDLFMEKVEVREDWYLFDPHEVRKVMGFDLEDFFDEQVGEGSFRQKYEQCVNHPHLSKQVVPAIEIMKRIMISQLEAGTPFMFYRDEVNRQNANKHAGMIYCSNLCTEITQNQSATTVEEQFTQDGKIIIVKKPGDFVVCNLSSINLARAVPDQVLKRLISIQVRMLDNVIDLNNIPVLQAKLTNEKYRAIGLGTFGMHHLLALKQIKWESDEAVEFVDRLYEEIAYHTIRASLELAQEKGSYPLFEGSEWQTGEYFKKRGYTDSKWTELREEVEEHGIRNGYLMAVAPNASTSLIAGSTASIDPIFQKVYAEEKKDYKIPVTAPDLSPETTWFYKSAYFIDQTWSLKQNAVRQKHIDQSISFNFYVLNTVKAKELLNLHITAWKLRLKTTYYVRSTSSDIIECDSCAS
- a CDS encoding ribonucleotide-diphosphate reductase subunit beta, yielding MNGNELKKREIMDRTAPNRSTAIINGSCSNVLNWDDVAYPWAYPKYKRMLANFWTPFEINMSQDIKQFPELTEEEQNAFLKIIGLLALLDSIQTDYAGKVADYITDSSINALMIILAQQEVIHNHSYSYVLSSLVPKSVQDEVFEYWRNEPVLQKRNEFVTNGYKEFAENPNVENLLKSIVFDVILEGLFFYSGFAFFYNLARNQKMVASSTMINYINRDEQLHVDLFVKIYQEVLKQYPEYDTPELAQFVQSTFVKAAELEIEWAHQILGNKMEGLSLKDVEHYIKFYANVRCHQLGYERPFDGYRSNPLKWIKAYEEVDLGKSDFFEQKSRQYTKVNHVDNGFDEL
- a CDS encoding HD-GYP domain-containing protein, whose amino-acid sequence is MESKKMKQLYDLMTEHTRRLNHQIILISLIFITISIGWNIAAQRLNIPYPKAEVMLLAWMLVIWIMIFGVCFFQVFSPRLMALIVNMFMVKSICFLYFALNFHESWTYFLLIPIITSLYGRPVQQILFSLIGFILLFNLSSFYLHPHHQELVTTSDIYSRLLLYIIITSFSILLLRKMNQLYKEQATIQVVSLERMIDQIVKSFVLSVEGKDAYTRGHSERVSLYALEIGKVHHAFEEEDLKRLRLAALLHDIGKIQIPETILTSQKKLTSEEFAIMAKHPIEGSKMIGQMEELIHLNDGILYHHERWDGKGYPFHLKGEEIPLDGRIVAVVDAFDAMTSCRPYRSALGFDEAFERLRKGKGTQFDPAIIQLTEQVKEKWRRIYYDRLVRKKEEQPHEKTSGE
- a CDS encoding YhdX family protein, producing MGRGRVRVEERIKKEMELEMYEATLIQQNDEESKESE